One Denticeps clupeoides chromosome 3, fDenClu1.1, whole genome shotgun sequence DNA window includes the following coding sequences:
- the mzt2b gene encoding mitotic-spindle organizing protein 2 isoform X3: MSHPTPAAPDSPALGVTVSGTAQKYAAKKKKVLNAEEGDLHDLTQAAGIVVDPEVFKIIVDLLKMNVAPLAVFQTLKAMCAGQRISDTTDTSAASHSTAAAPSEPRVRSKTSQGHGEKSGTGRDASSHRVPRQPSATRGQKSAKSSGSSSSSSQLASN, from the exons ATGTCCCATCCGACGCCCGCTGCGCCGGACTCCCCCGCCCTGGGCGTGACGGTCAGCGGGACGGCGCAGAAGTACGCCGCCAAGAAGAAGAAGGTCCTGAACGCGGAGGAGGGCGACCTCCACGATCTGACCCAGGCGGCGGGGATCGTCGTGGACCCGGAGGTCTTCAA GATCATCGTAGACCTCTTGAAGATGAACGTGGCCCCTCTGGCCGTTTTCCAGACTCTGAAGGCCATGTGCGCAGGTCAGCGCATCTCGGATACGACCGACACCTCTGCAGCCTCCCACTCCACCGCTGCCGCCCCCTCGGAACCCAGAG TGCGCAGCAAAACCTCACAGGGACACGGGGAGAAAagcgggacgggacgggacgccTCCAGCCACAGAGTGCCGCGGCAGCCCAGCGCCACAAGGGGGCAGAAGAGCGCCAAGAGCtccggcagcagcagctcctcctcccAGCTGGCCTCCAACTGA
- the mzt2b gene encoding mitotic-spindle organizing protein 2 isoform X2, with protein MSHPTPAAPDSPALGVTVSGTAQKYAAKKKKVLNAEEGDLHDLTQAAGIVVDPEVFKIIVDLLKMNVAPLAVFQTLKAMCAGQRISDTTDTSAASHSTAAAPSEPREESTVVSGKGSKPAAPAPRPAKGGAKIVVYPPGDASSLSQVRSKTSQGHGEKSGTGRDASSHRVPRQPSATRGQKSAKSSGSSSSSSQLASN; from the exons ATGTCCCATCCGACGCCCGCTGCGCCGGACTCCCCCGCCCTGGGCGTGACGGTCAGCGGGACGGCGCAGAAGTACGCCGCCAAGAAGAAGAAGGTCCTGAACGCGGAGGAGGGCGACCTCCACGATCTGACCCAGGCGGCGGGGATCGTCGTGGACCCGGAGGTCTTCAA GATCATCGTAGACCTCTTGAAGATGAACGTGGCCCCTCTGGCCGTTTTCCAGACTCTGAAGGCCATGTGCGCAGGTCAGCGCATCTCGGATACGACCGACACCTCTGCAGCCTCCCACTCCACCGCTGCCGCCCCCTCGGAACCCAGAG AGGAGAGCACTGTGGTCTCTGGAAAGGGCAGTAAACCTGCTGCCCCTGCCCCCCGGCCGGCCAAGGGAGGAGCTAAGATAGTGGTCTACCCCCCCGGCGACGCCTCTTCCCTCTCTCAAG TGCGCAGCAAAACCTCACAGGGACACGGGGAGAAAagcgggacgggacgggacgccTCCAGCCACAGAGTGCCGCGGCAGCCCAGCGCCACAAGGGGGCAGAAGAGCGCCAAGAGCtccggcagcagcagctcctcctcccAGCTGGCCTCCAACTGA
- the mzt2b gene encoding mitotic-spindle organizing protein 2 isoform X1: MSHPTPAAPDSPALGVTVSGTAQKYAAKKKKVLNAEEGDLHDLTQAAGIVVDPEVFKIIVDLLKMNVAPLAVFQTLKAMCAGQRISDTTDTSAASHSTAAAPSEPREESTVVSGKGSKPAAPAPRPAKGGAKIVVYPPGDASSLSQGFLPDLTCSRFFLFFCLCMASSLVFPFSVINWCVCVCFLHSSSVLHQWYAPVLVCMWVCMSLEMKPLTFCLCALRRFVANL; encoded by the exons ATGTCCCATCCGACGCCCGCTGCGCCGGACTCCCCCGCCCTGGGCGTGACGGTCAGCGGGACGGCGCAGAAGTACGCCGCCAAGAAGAAGAAGGTCCTGAACGCGGAGGAGGGCGACCTCCACGATCTGACCCAGGCGGCGGGGATCGTCGTGGACCCGGAGGTCTTCAA GATCATCGTAGACCTCTTGAAGATGAACGTGGCCCCTCTGGCCGTTTTCCAGACTCTGAAGGCCATGTGCGCAGGTCAGCGCATCTCGGATACGACCGACACCTCTGCAGCCTCCCACTCCACCGCTGCCGCCCCCTCGGAACCCAGAG AGGAGAGCACTGTGGTCTCTGGAAAGGGCAGTAAACCTGCTGCCCCTGCCCCCCGGCCGGCCAAGGGAGGAGCTAAGATAGTGGTCTACCCCCCCGGCGACGCCTCTTCCCTCTCTCAAGGTTTTCTGCCTGATCTCACCTGCAGCcgtttcttcctcttcttctgtcttTGCATGGCTTCTTCTTTAGTGTTCCCGTTCTCTGTAataaattggtgtgtgtgtgtgtgttttctacaCAGCAGTAGTGTACTGCATCAGTGGTACGCTCCTGTCTTAGTGTGCATGTGGGTCTGTATGTCTTTGGAAATGAAGCCTCTAACCTTCTGCCTTTGTGCGCTTAGAAGGTTTGTTGCTAATCTGTAG
- the LOC114786524 gene encoding uncharacterized protein LOC114786524 isoform X1: MAAFIAHPSVRIKGTEHTYTPVLCQDKSCRPQEKGVHMHCPLCSVSEAYQDPIILRAHYRIKHVDKGIDFAGLKVLRCCNHCEIVGTIKGEKRFKGAHWHCYRCRNGFNRRDEAIKHFKTHFRNPHTTFQIQVTQEVNSRQYYDQSAEAHPKAYSGLSVSLSPCAVGSTFGSILTRPALSPSVTTETLLTVEPKESPMDNGIILGAEEEVGACQNSNQTQTLVVMNPDREMDNLIYEEATSIVSQQGGESLEKQMFELHQQNEILSREKESVERRLKAEIQQLKEQVASLVQSNVKMFEELQMYRSSENNQLKVEKLIETLEAQHRELLQTQLAALRREVLHETDSLPINGHTVVLELTLDNENCVRREATEEPPHEEEQTEEKPELQMEDISPSMDIGKVQLDLKSGNESLEPAKLVQESNMSMAGAPSYTDTVPEEQGMSLSQLSRKRASEDEAGTTGKIKVQRFG; encoded by the exons ATGGCGGCCTTCATT GCTCACCCTTCTGTGCGGATTAAGGGCACAGAGCACACCTATACACCAGTCCTATGCCAGGATAAGTCATGTAGGCCCCAGGAGAAGGGTGTTCACATGCACTGTCCTCTCTGCAGTGTGTCTGAGGCCTACCAGGACCCCATCATTCTACGGGCACATTATCGAATCAAACATGTGGACAAGGGCATTGACTTTGCAG GCCTGAAAGTGCTCCGGTGCTGTAACCATTGTGAGATTGTTGGCACCATCAAAGGAGAGAAGAGGTTTAAAGGTGCTCACTGGCACTGTTATCGTTGCCGCAATGGTTTCAACCGCAGAGACGAAGCCATCAAACACTTCAAAACCCATTTCAGAAATCCCCATACCACATTTCAGATTCAGGTCACACAG GAAGTGAATAGTAGACAGTACTATGACCAGAGTGCAGAGGCCCACCCAAAGGCCTACAGTGGGTTATCAGTTAGCCTGAGCCCTTGTGCGGTTGGCTCTACATTTGGCTCCATCTTGACACGACCTGCTCTGAGTCCATCTGTTACTACAGAGACTCTCCTTACTGTGGAACCAAAG GAAAGTCCCATGGACAATGGGATTATCCTGGGTGCTGAGGAGGAAGTGGGTGCTTGTCAGAATTCAAATCAAACTCAAACACTAGTTGTAATGAACCCTGATCGGGAGATGGACAACCTGATTTATGAGGAAGCAACAAGTATAGTCTCTCAACAG GGTGGGGAGAGTCTGGAAAAGCAGATGTTTGAGCTCCACCAGCAGAACGAGATCCTGAGTCGGGAAAAAGAAAGTGTAGAGAGGAGGCTAAAGGCTGAAATACAGCAGCTGAAGGAGCAG GTGGCCAGTCTAGTCCAGTCCAATGTGAAGATGTTTGAGGAGTTGCAGATGTACCGTTCCTCTGAAAATAACCAACTTAAAGTGGAGAAATTG ATAGAGACTCTGGAAGCCCAACACAGGGAGCTACTTCAGACCCAGCTGGCTGCTCTGAGGAGGGAGGTTCTTCACGAGACGGACTCTCTGCCCATCAATGGACACACAGTCGTCCTGGAGCTCACCCTAGACAACGAAAACTGTGTCAGGAGAGAGGCCACAGAGGAACCTCCCCATGAGGAAGAACAGACTGAGGAAAAGCCTGAGCTGCAGATGGAGGACATTTCACCTTCCATGGACATTGGCAAGGTGCAGCTGGACCTGAAGTCTGGCAATGAGTCTCTAGAGCCGGCTAAGTTGGTGCAAGAATCAAATATGTCCATGGCTGGGGCGCCCTCATACACAGACACTGTGCCAGAGGAACAGGGTATGTCTCTATCACAGTTGTCAAGGAAACGAGCGTCTGAAGATGAAGCTGGGACTACgggtaaaataaaagtgcaacgCTTTGGTTGA
- the LOC114786524 gene encoding uncharacterized protein LOC114786524 isoform X2, with product MAAFIAHPSVRIKGTEHTYTPVLCQDKSCRPQEKGVHMHCPLCSVSEAYQDPIILRAHYRIKHVDKGIDFAGLKVLRCCNHCEIVGTIKGEKRFKGAHWHCYRCRNGFNRRDEAIKHFKTHFRNPHTTFQIQVTQEVNSRQYYDQSAEAHPKAYSGLSVSLSPCAVGSTFGSILTRPALSPSVTTETLLTVEPKESPMDNGIILGAEEEVGACQNSNQTQTLVVMNPDREMDNLIYEEATSIVSQQGGESLEKQMFELHQQNEILSREKESVERRLKAEIQQLKEQIETLEAQHRELLQTQLAALRREVLHETDSLPINGHTVVLELTLDNENCVRREATEEPPHEEEQTEEKPELQMEDISPSMDIGKVQLDLKSGNESLEPAKLVQESNMSMAGAPSYTDTVPEEQGMSLSQLSRKRASEDEAGTTGKIKVQRFG from the exons ATGGCGGCCTTCATT GCTCACCCTTCTGTGCGGATTAAGGGCACAGAGCACACCTATACACCAGTCCTATGCCAGGATAAGTCATGTAGGCCCCAGGAGAAGGGTGTTCACATGCACTGTCCTCTCTGCAGTGTGTCTGAGGCCTACCAGGACCCCATCATTCTACGGGCACATTATCGAATCAAACATGTGGACAAGGGCATTGACTTTGCAG GCCTGAAAGTGCTCCGGTGCTGTAACCATTGTGAGATTGTTGGCACCATCAAAGGAGAGAAGAGGTTTAAAGGTGCTCACTGGCACTGTTATCGTTGCCGCAATGGTTTCAACCGCAGAGACGAAGCCATCAAACACTTCAAAACCCATTTCAGAAATCCCCATACCACATTTCAGATTCAGGTCACACAG GAAGTGAATAGTAGACAGTACTATGACCAGAGTGCAGAGGCCCACCCAAAGGCCTACAGTGGGTTATCAGTTAGCCTGAGCCCTTGTGCGGTTGGCTCTACATTTGGCTCCATCTTGACACGACCTGCTCTGAGTCCATCTGTTACTACAGAGACTCTCCTTACTGTGGAACCAAAG GAAAGTCCCATGGACAATGGGATTATCCTGGGTGCTGAGGAGGAAGTGGGTGCTTGTCAGAATTCAAATCAAACTCAAACACTAGTTGTAATGAACCCTGATCGGGAGATGGACAACCTGATTTATGAGGAAGCAACAAGTATAGTCTCTCAACAG GGTGGGGAGAGTCTGGAAAAGCAGATGTTTGAGCTCCACCAGCAGAACGAGATCCTGAGTCGGGAAAAAGAAAGTGTAGAGAGGAGGCTAAAGGCTGAAATACAGCAGCTGAAGGAGCAG ATAGAGACTCTGGAAGCCCAACACAGGGAGCTACTTCAGACCCAGCTGGCTGCTCTGAGGAGGGAGGTTCTTCACGAGACGGACTCTCTGCCCATCAATGGACACACAGTCGTCCTGGAGCTCACCCTAGACAACGAAAACTGTGTCAGGAGAGAGGCCACAGAGGAACCTCCCCATGAGGAAGAACAGACTGAGGAAAAGCCTGAGCTGCAGATGGAGGACATTTCACCTTCCATGGACATTGGCAAGGTGCAGCTGGACCTGAAGTCTGGCAATGAGTCTCTAGAGCCGGCTAAGTTGGTGCAAGAATCAAATATGTCCATGGCTGGGGCGCCCTCATACACAGACACTGTGCCAGAGGAACAGGGTATGTCTCTATCACAGTTGTCAAGGAAACGAGCGTCTGAAGATGAAGCTGGGACTACgggtaaaataaaagtgcaacgCTTTGGTTGA